A portion of the Deinococcus sp. LM3 genome contains these proteins:
- a CDS encoding heavy metal translocating P-type ATPase, producing the protein MTSAPSTPGTPLRYFVERMDCADCARTVQSALTRLPGVDAPQVNFTTQTLSLTLDEAQLPRERLEQTLRSLGYPPTLEAAPVVTSSAPLRYFVNNMDCADCANKVQGVVTRLAGVGEPRVNFTTQMLSLTLDETRTPRASLEQALRSIGYPPELQGEVNPTSSTASTTPVAPRPARVELPWYQTGKGRNVLLTGGLLVLALLFSLIAPGFAFWAYAAATAIGTWPLLRKAVASARLGEPFTINTLISVAAIGAIAIGEAAEGALVVFLFAIGELLENVAAGRARAGIQALAALAPKTALLLEGGQTREVPVEGLQIGQFVRVQPGGRVPADGTITEGDSNLDDSPVTGESVPVHKRPGDPVYAGSINTDGVLTVRVERGASDNTIARIIHLVEEAESSKAPTARFIDRFSRWYTPAAMAVAFLFAVLPPLLFGQPWNEWIYKGVALLLIACPCALVLSVPAAVTSGISAGARRGLLIKGGAALETIGSVSTVAFDKTGTLTENKPQVTDVIGLRAPEQEVVLLAAAVETGSAHPLAKAILARAQGQAVPAAQDAKAISGKAVTATVQGRALAVGSPRYAVEVASLSPDEQAQIARLEEQGKTVVVVLDGRQVLGLLAIRDEPRADAKEAVARLKGLGVRSLMLTGDNARTGNAIARDLGLDVEAELLPEDKLQRIAALKASGKVAMVGDGINDAPALAQSDVGIAMGGGTDVALETADAALLRHSVIGVAELVQLSRAVMTNIRQNVAFALGLKAIFLVTTLLGITGLWPAILSDTGATVLVTANALRLLRFKPGA; encoded by the coding sequence ATGACAAGTGCCCCCTCCACCCCAGGGACGCCCCTGCGCTACTTCGTGGAACGGATGGATTGCGCCGACTGCGCCCGCACGGTGCAGAGCGCCCTCACCCGGTTGCCCGGCGTGGACGCTCCACAGGTCAACTTCACCACCCAGACGCTGAGCCTCACCCTCGATGAGGCTCAGCTGCCCCGTGAGCGGCTGGAACAGACGCTGCGTTCCCTGGGGTACCCGCCCACCCTGGAAGCCGCCCCGGTCGTGACCTCCAGCGCTCCCCTGCGCTACTTCGTGAACAACATGGACTGCGCCGACTGCGCCAACAAGGTGCAGGGCGTGGTGACTCGCCTGGCTGGAGTAGGAGAGCCCAGGGTCAACTTCACCACCCAGATGCTCAGCCTGACGCTGGACGAGACCCGGACACCCCGGGCCAGCCTGGAACAGGCCCTGCGCTCCATCGGCTACCCACCGGAATTGCAGGGCGAGGTCAATCCCACGTCCAGCACGGCTTCAACCACTCCGGTCGCTCCCCGTCCGGCCCGGGTCGAACTCCCCTGGTATCAGACGGGCAAGGGCCGCAACGTCCTGCTCACGGGTGGGCTGCTCGTCCTCGCCCTGCTGTTCAGCCTGATCGCGCCGGGGTTCGCCTTCTGGGCGTACGCGGCCGCAACCGCCATCGGCACCTGGCCGCTCCTCCGCAAGGCCGTCGCCAGTGCCCGCCTGGGGGAGCCCTTCACCATCAACACCCTGATCAGCGTGGCTGCCATCGGCGCCATCGCCATCGGGGAGGCGGCGGAAGGGGCACTCGTCGTCTTCCTCTTCGCCATCGGCGAACTGCTGGAGAACGTCGCGGCCGGGCGGGCGCGGGCAGGGATTCAGGCGCTCGCGGCGCTGGCTCCCAAGACCGCCCTGCTGCTCGAAGGTGGTCAGACCCGCGAGGTGCCCGTCGAGGGGCTTCAGATCGGCCAGTTCGTGCGGGTCCAGCCGGGTGGCCGGGTCCCGGCGGACGGCACCATCACCGAGGGCGACTCCAACCTCGACGACTCCCCGGTGACCGGCGAGAGCGTGCCCGTCCACAAGCGCCCCGGCGATCCGGTCTACGCGGGCAGCATCAACACCGACGGGGTGCTGACCGTCCGGGTGGAGAGAGGGGCTTCCGACAACACCATCGCCCGGATCATCCACCTGGTCGAAGAGGCGGAGTCCTCCAAAGCCCCCACCGCGCGCTTCATCGACCGCTTCTCCCGCTGGTACACCCCGGCGGCGATGGCCGTGGCCTTCCTGTTCGCTGTCCTCCCACCGCTGCTGTTCGGCCAGCCCTGGAACGAATGGATCTACAAAGGTGTGGCCCTGCTGCTGATCGCCTGCCCCTGTGCCCTGGTGCTGAGCGTCCCTGCTGCCGTGACCAGCGGCATCTCGGCGGGTGCCCGGCGCGGCCTGCTGATCAAGGGCGGTGCCGCGCTGGAGACCATCGGCAGTGTCTCGACGGTCGCCTTCGACAAGACCGGCACGCTGACCGAGAACAAGCCCCAGGTGACGGACGTGATCGGCCTGCGCGCTCCAGAACAAGAGGTCGTCCTGCTCGCCGCCGCCGTGGAGACGGGGAGCGCCCACCCGCTCGCCAAGGCGATCCTCGCCCGTGCCCAGGGGCAGGCCGTCCCCGCTGCTCAGGACGCCAAGGCCATCTCGGGCAAGGCCGTGACTGCCACGGTGCAGGGCCGTGCCCTCGCGGTGGGGTCCCCGCGCTACGCCGTGGAAGTGGCCTCGCTGAGTCCTGACGAGCAGGCGCAGATCGCCCGGCTGGAGGAGCAGGGCAAAACGGTGGTGGTGGTGCTCGACGGCCGCCAGGTGCTCGGTTTGCTCGCCATTCGGGATGAGCCGCGAGCGGACGCGAAAGAGGCGGTGGCCCGGCTCAAAGGTCTTGGTGTGCGCTCGCTGATGCTCACGGGCGACAACGCCCGCACCGGCAACGCCATCGCACGTGACCTGGGCCTGGACGTGGAGGCCGAGCTGCTGCCGGAAGACAAACTCCAGCGGATCGCCGCCCTGAAGGCTTCCGGCAAGGTGGCGATGGTCGGGGACGGCATCAATGATGCTCCTGCGCTCGCTCAGAGTGACGTGGGCATTGCAATGGGTGGCGGGACGGACGTAGCCCTGGAGACCGCCGACGCCGCCCTGCTGCGCCACTCGGTCATCGGGGTCGCGGAGCTGGTGCAACTCTCCCGCGCGGTGATGACCAACATCCGCCAGAACGTCGCGTTCGCCCTGGGCCTCAAGGCCATCTTCCTGGTGACCACGCTGCTCGGCATCACCGGCCTGTGGCCCGCGATCCTCAGCGACACCGGCGCTACCGTCCTCGTGACCGCCAATGCCCTACGCCTGTTGCGCTTCAAGCCCGGCGCGTGA
- a CDS encoding cation transporter, whose protein sequence is MSDSRTDDDAPHLDANQAADRRILWLVLLINLGQALAGAGVGVWASSTALIGAALDNLADASVYGVSLYAVGRAATIKVRAARLSGWLLIGLAVVLFVEVLRRFFGGEEPIGPAMMAVAAVNAALNLVCLRLLRRHRGEDVNFKASAIFTSNDSIVNLAIVLSGALVLWLDSNLPDLVLGLVVSAIAANGGREILSEAAEAAEDARSEA, encoded by the coding sequence ATGAGCGACTCCCGGACAGACGACGACGCACCCCACCTCGACGCCAACCAGGCGGCTGACCGCCGCATCCTGTGGCTGGTCCTGCTGATCAACCTCGGGCAAGCCCTGGCGGGCGCGGGCGTCGGCGTGTGGGCGTCCTCCACGGCCCTGATTGGCGCGGCCCTCGACAACCTGGCCGATGCGTCGGTGTACGGCGTCAGCCTCTACGCGGTGGGCCGCGCCGCCACCATCAAGGTGCGCGCCGCCCGCCTGTCGGGCTGGCTCCTGATCGGCCTCGCGGTGGTGCTGTTCGTGGAGGTGCTGCGCCGGTTCTTCGGGGGTGAAGAGCCCATCGGCCCCGCGATGATGGCCGTGGCCGCCGTCAACGCGGCGCTGAACCTGGTCTGCCTGCGGTTGCTCAGGCGCCACCGGGGCGAGGACGTGAACTTCAAGGCGTCGGCCATCTTCACCAGCAACGACTCAATCGTGAACCTCGCCATCGTGCTGTCCGGCGCGCTGGTGCTGTGGTTGGATTCGAACCTGCCGGACCTGGTTCTCGGCCTGGTCGTGTCGGCCATTGCGGCCAACGGGGGCCGGGAGATTCTGTCCGAAGCGGCTGAGGCTGCGGAAGATGCCCGGTCGGAGGCTTGA
- a CDS encoding glutaredoxin family protein — MPMTVTVYTVPNCSSCEAVKRFLGSRGVPFTEKNVREDPAALAEMQARANVRIAPVVVIGEQAFYGTFDDQRPLLEAALRENGV, encoded by the coding sequence ATGCCCATGACCGTCACCGTCTACACCGTGCCCAACTGCTCGTCGTGCGAGGCCGTCAAACGCTTCCTGGGCAGCCGTGGCGTGCCCTTCACCGAGAAGAACGTCCGCGAGGACCCGGCCGCCCTGGCGGAGATGCAGGCCCGGGCGAACGTTCGCATCGCCCCAGTGGTCGTGATCGGCGAGCAGGCGTTCTACGGCACCTTCGACGACCAGCGCCCCCTGCTGGAGGCCGCTCTGCGGGAGAATGGAGTATGA
- a CDS encoding metalloregulator ArsR/SmtB family transcription factor, translated as MTTTTEPKTDRAADCEVHCVHPEAVARVEAALPDDALIERATTLTKVVSDPTRLRILSALALEELCVCDLAVIAGINESTMSHQLRHLRALGLVTFKKVGRIAYYRLANDHTTRLIADMLAHARVM; from the coding sequence ATGACCACCACAACTGAACCCAAGACCGACCGCGCGGCGGACTGCGAGGTTCACTGCGTTCACCCGGAGGCGGTGGCGCGGGTGGAGGCGGCCTTACCGGATGACGCGCTGATCGAGCGCGCGACCACCCTGACCAAGGTGGTGTCCGACCCCACCCGGCTGCGCATCCTTTCCGCGCTGGCGCTGGAGGAGCTGTGCGTGTGCGACCTGGCGGTGATCGCGGGGATCAACGAGTCCACCATGAGTCATCAGTTGCGCCACCTGCGGGCGCTGGGTCTGGTGACCTTCAAGAAGGTGGGGCGGATCGCGTATTACCGGCTGGCGAACGACCACACCACGCGACTGATCGCGGACATGCTGGCGCACGCCCGGGTCATGTGA
- a CDS encoding Tn3 family transposase, producing the protein MIDDWTLLPTEQALLAGSQEANRLGLAVMLKAFQYEGRFPARTRDVPQAAVEFVSRQVGVEVTQFERYDWRGRSSSTHRALIREFCGYRAFAEADVPPLVDWMCEHALPREERQDLLKLKALALDHLRDSRIEPPTHAQLERHLASAERTFETKLCGLVFSRLDPARVQALDDLLRATVADEDEPEADRTSLIHSLRTDSRRPGLESVEQQIAKLGRLRAVGLPRGLFEGVPIGVQRRYRERTGVETPSELRAHPEAIRATQLAAFVQLRLGEITDSLVDHLIHTVHKIGARAERRVEKRILANIKKTSGKDRLFERLLEAALDNPEGTVREVLFPVMGEERLRDLLREFRARGSYRQEVHMHLRSSYKQHYRRMTPGLLTALEFRSNNSAHQPVIDALALVKRYLNSKALNYSTFEEIPVQGVIARNMQDLILETNEDGEVRLNRVNYEVCVLDALRDALRCREVWVVGADRYRDPDADLPADFEQQKTEYFAALKQPQEATQFVTGLRERLHDALVRFHADLPKNEKVRVVSKDGGRFGVTPLDPQPEPPTLGAMKGELGRQWPGTGLLDMLKEADLDVGFTDLLRSVLTREILPRAEAQKRLLLCLFGLGTNMGLKRVASGDTITPDQLRYVRKRYITREGLRAANAQLVNAILAARRPDLWGEGTTACASDSKKFGAWDGNLRTEWSVRYGGRGVMIYWHVERKATCIHSLLKTG; encoded by the coding sequence TTGATCGACGACTGGACCCTTCTTCCTACCGAGCAGGCTCTCCTCGCGGGCAGCCAGGAGGCCAATCGCCTTGGCCTCGCGGTGATGCTCAAAGCCTTCCAGTACGAGGGCCGATTCCCGGCCCGCACGAGGGACGTTCCCCAGGCCGCCGTGGAGTTCGTCTCTCGTCAAGTGGGCGTCGAGGTCACGCAATTCGAGCGGTACGATTGGCGGGGGCGCAGCAGTTCCACCCACCGCGCCCTGATCCGCGAGTTCTGCGGCTACCGGGCCTTCGCGGAAGCGGATGTGCCGCCACTCGTGGACTGGATGTGCGAGCACGCCCTGCCCAGAGAAGAGCGCCAGGACCTTCTGAAACTGAAAGCTCTGGCCCTGGATCACCTGCGGGATTCACGAATCGAGCCACCGACCCACGCGCAACTGGAGCGCCACCTGGCCTCGGCGGAGCGCACCTTCGAGACGAAGTTGTGTGGGCTGGTCTTCTCCCGCCTGGACCCAGCTCGGGTCCAGGCTTTGGACGACTTACTGCGAGCCACCGTCGCGGACGAAGACGAGCCCGAGGCCGACCGAACCTCGCTGATCCATTCGCTGCGGACTGACTCCCGCAGGCCGGGACTGGAAAGCGTCGAGCAGCAGATCGCCAAGCTGGGGCGACTGCGCGCTGTGGGCCTGCCGAGAGGGCTGTTCGAGGGCGTGCCTATCGGTGTGCAGCGGCGGTACCGGGAGCGAACGGGGGTAGAGACACCCAGCGAGCTGCGCGCCCACCCGGAGGCGATCCGGGCGACCCAGCTCGCCGCGTTCGTTCAGCTCCGGCTCGGCGAGATCACGGACTCACTAGTGGACCACCTCATCCATACCGTCCACAAGATCGGCGCCCGGGCCGAGCGGCGGGTCGAGAAACGCATCCTGGCCAATATCAAGAAGACCTCCGGTAAGGACCGCCTGTTCGAGAGATTGCTGGAAGCGGCACTGGACAACCCCGAAGGGACGGTGCGGGAGGTGCTGTTCCCCGTCATGGGGGAGGAGCGTCTGCGCGACCTGCTGCGGGAGTTCCGGGCCAGAGGGTCGTACCGCCAAGAGGTGCATATGCACCTCCGGTCCTCATACAAGCAGCACTACCGTCGCATGACCCCGGGGCTGCTCACCGCTCTGGAGTTCCGCTCCAATAATTCAGCACACCAGCCTGTCATTGACGCCCTGGCGCTCGTCAAACGCTACCTGAACAGCAAGGCGCTCAACTATTCCACTTTTGAAGAAATCCCCGTGCAGGGCGTGATCGCCAGGAACATGCAGGACCTCATCCTGGAGACGAACGAGGACGGCGAGGTCCGGCTGAACCGGGTGAACTACGAGGTCTGCGTCCTCGACGCCTTGCGGGACGCCCTGCGTTGCCGGGAGGTCTGGGTGGTAGGCGCCGACCGCTACCGCGACCCGGACGCCGATCTACCTGCGGACTTCGAGCAGCAGAAGACCGAATATTTCGCGGCCCTGAAGCAGCCCCAGGAGGCGACCCAGTTCGTGACGGGGTTGCGCGAGCGGCTCCATGACGCCCTGGTGCGTTTCCATGCGGATCTGCCGAAAAACGAGAAGGTTCGCGTCGTCTCCAAGGACGGGGGACGCTTCGGTGTGACGCCGCTGGACCCGCAGCCCGAGCCGCCCACCCTGGGGGCGATGAAAGGGGAGCTGGGGCGACAGTGGCCGGGCACCGGCCTGCTGGACATGCTCAAGGAGGCTGACCTGGACGTGGGCTTCACCGACCTGCTGCGCAGCGTGCTGACCCGGGAGATTCTTCCCCGGGCGGAGGCGCAGAAGCGCCTCCTGCTGTGCCTGTTCGGGCTGGGAACGAACATGGGCCTCAAGCGCGTTGCCTCCGGCGACACCATCACCCCCGATCAACTGCGCTATGTCCGCAAGCGGTACATCACCCGCGAGGGCCTGCGGGCGGCCAACGCCCAGCTCGTGAACGCCATCCTGGCGGCGCGCCGCCCCGACCTCTGGGGCGAGGGGACCACGGCGTGTGCCTCGGACAGCAAGAAGTTCGGGGCGTGGGACGGCAACCTGCGCACCGAGTGGTCGGTGCGCTACGGGGGCCGGGGCGTGATGATCTACTGGCACGTCGAGCGCAAGGCCACCTGCATTCATTCGCTCCTGAAGACGGGGTGA
- a CDS encoding Tn3 family transposase — MPVEFLTDEQAARYGRYQGDPTPEQLTQFFFLSEADLHLVAERRRPENELGFAVQLGTLRFLGTFLQQPLDTPSVVVTHLAQQLRLEASEFTRYAVRGATRHSHRQAIIAALDYREFDGFQAFRLIRWVYAQLALSASRPSVLFDLATAHLIQQRVVLPGVTVLARLIARVRERFTARTFEGLSQRLSPAQKAALDALLVLPEKNWQTPLESLRTPPTRISSAALYQAIYRIEQIRDIGVSTVDLSDVPESRQAILVRHALTVRVQLIERLGEDRRLATLLAFLQHLERRATDDVLDMFGGVMNDLALRGEANRRRERLRSLKDLDHAALLLREAVAVLLDPDIPPEEVRSLAFERFGEAPLRAATLTVQALASPDDDPAPEALSGAYAAVRRFLRSLLLTVGFSGTAGAKPLLDALAFLKRRDEPGGGKPKWTDAPRGFVTKPWERRVFPHKGEVDHQAYTLCALDRLQHALKRREVFVERSQSYGDPRAELLQGAAWEDVRADVCRALDRSLEVRGELDVLRLELDSAYREVEQHLAQNQALTLTVQDGQPQVRLTAPEALDEPPSLKHLRAQVAARLPVIDLAELLMEVHAFTGLADAFTHVADGKSRVTDLPLSICAVLLAQACNIGLKAVARPDVSALTLSRLSWIQQNYVRADTITAANARLVNAQDDLPLARAWGGGEVASADGLRFVVPVRTIHAGWNRKYFGAQRGVTYYNFTSDQFTGFHGIVIPGTLRDSLYILAGLLEQQTRLDPREIMADTHGYSDVVFGLFALLGYKFSPRLADLPDQRFWRLDRDADYGALNDLSRHTLNERLIAAHWEDMLRLAGSLKLGKVGAASVMRTLQRGGSLSSLGRAVAELGRIEKTLYLLNYVHDEAYRGRILRQLNRGEQRHGVARVVFHGHKGELRQRYREGMEDQLGALGLVVNAIVLWNTRYIDVALTELRQAGAPVLEEDVARLTPLLHEHVNMLGKYDFSLPEEIAQGRLRRLRDPNTLEAYLEQIKL; from the coding sequence ATGCCGGTCGAATTCCTGACCGATGAGCAGGCAGCGCGTTACGGGCGGTATCAGGGGGATCCCACACCAGAACAGCTCACCCAGTTTTTCTTTCTGAGCGAGGCGGACCTGCACCTCGTTGCCGAGCGCCGCCGCCCGGAGAATGAACTCGGGTTCGCTGTGCAACTCGGCACCCTGCGGTTCCTGGGCACCTTCCTGCAACAGCCCCTCGACACGCCTTCGGTGGTGGTGACGCACCTCGCCCAACAGTTGCGTCTCGAAGCGAGCGAATTCACGAGGTATGCGGTTCGCGGCGCGACCCGCCACAGCCACCGTCAGGCCATCATCGCCGCGCTGGACTATCGCGAGTTCGACGGCTTCCAGGCTTTCCGGTTGATCCGCTGGGTCTATGCCCAACTCGCGCTGAGTGCCAGCCGTCCCAGCGTCCTCTTCGACCTGGCGACCGCCCACCTTATCCAGCAGCGCGTCGTGCTGCCCGGTGTCACGGTGTTGGCCCGCCTGATTGCCCGTGTCCGCGAGCGGTTCACCGCTCGCACCTTCGAGGGCCTCAGTCAGCGCCTCAGCCCAGCGCAGAAGGCCGCGCTCGATGCGCTGCTGGTCCTGCCGGAAAAGAACTGGCAAACGCCGCTGGAGAGTCTGCGGACGCCGCCGACTCGGATCAGCTCGGCAGCCCTCTATCAGGCCATTTACCGTATCGAGCAGATTCGGGACATCGGCGTCAGCACGGTTGACCTGAGCGACGTGCCGGAATCCCGGCAGGCCATCCTGGTGCGTCACGCCCTCACGGTGCGGGTGCAATTGATCGAGCGTCTGGGGGAGGATCGCCGCCTGGCGACCCTGCTGGCCTTTCTGCAACATCTGGAGCGCCGTGCCACCGACGACGTGCTGGACATGTTCGGCGGGGTTATGAACGACCTAGCCCTCCGGGGTGAGGCAAACCGCAGGCGGGAACGCCTGCGTTCCCTGAAAGACCTCGACCACGCGGCGTTGCTGCTCCGGGAAGCCGTGGCGGTGCTGCTCGATCCGGACATTCCGCCCGAGGAAGTGCGCTCATTGGCCTTTGAGCGTTTCGGGGAAGCTCCCTTGCGGGCGGCCACCCTGACCGTGCAGGCACTCGCCAGCCCGGACGACGATCCGGCCCCGGAGGCCCTGAGCGGTGCCTACGCCGCCGTGCGGCGTTTCCTGCGGAGTTTGCTGCTTACCGTGGGGTTCAGCGGCACGGCGGGAGCCAAACCCCTGCTGGACGCCCTGGCCTTCCTGAAGCGCAGGGACGAACCGGGAGGCGGCAAGCCGAAGTGGACGGACGCCCCTCGGGGCTTCGTCACCAAACCCTGGGAACGCCGGGTCTTTCCGCACAAGGGCGAGGTGGACCATCAGGCGTACACCCTGTGTGCCCTCGACCGCTTGCAACACGCGTTGAAACGCCGCGAGGTCTTCGTGGAGCGGAGTCAGAGCTACGGTGACCCAAGGGCCGAACTGTTGCAGGGAGCCGCCTGGGAAGACGTACGTGCCGACGTGTGCCGGGCGCTGGACCGCTCCTTGGAGGTGCGCGGTGAACTGGACGTGCTGCGACTGGAACTGGACAGCGCCTACCGCGAAGTCGAACAGCATCTTGCCCAGAATCAGGCGCTGACGCTGACGGTGCAGGACGGTCAACCTCAGGTGAGGTTGACCGCACCCGAAGCGCTGGACGAGCCGCCGAGCCTCAAACACCTGCGGGCGCAGGTCGCTGCGCGGTTGCCGGTCATCGATCTGGCCGAGTTGCTGATGGAGGTCCACGCCTTCACCGGCCTGGCCGACGCGTTCACCCATGTCGCCGACGGGAAATCGCGTGTGACGGACCTGCCGCTGAGCATCTGCGCCGTCTTGCTCGCTCAGGCCTGCAACATCGGCCTGAAGGCCGTGGCGAGGCCGGACGTTTCAGCGCTGACCCTGTCCCGGCTGTCATGGATTCAGCAAAATTACGTGCGGGCCGATACCATCACTGCCGCGAATGCCCGGCTGGTGAATGCGCAAGACGACTTGCCCCTCGCGCGAGCGTGGGGCGGCGGCGAAGTCGCCTCCGCCGACGGCTTGCGGTTCGTCGTCCCAGTTCGCACCATTCACGCGGGGTGGAACCGAAAGTATTTCGGTGCTCAGCGCGGCGTGACCTACTACAACTTCACCAGTGACCAGTTCACGGGCTTTCACGGCATCGTGATTCCGGGGACGCTGCGGGACTCGCTGTACATCCTGGCGGGCCTGCTGGAACAGCAGACCCGCCTCGATCCGCGGGAGATCATGGCGGACACCCACGGCTACAGCGACGTGGTGTTCGGGTTGTTCGCCCTGCTGGGGTACAAGTTCAGCCCGAGGCTGGCCGATCTCCCTGATCAACGCTTTTGGAGGCTCGATCGGGATGCGGATTATGGAGCGCTGAATGACCTGAGCCGACACACCTTGAATGAGCGGCTGATCGCCGCTCACTGGGAGGACATGCTCAGACTCGCCGGATCACTGAAACTCGGCAAGGTGGGCGCGGCCAGCGTGATGCGGACATTGCAGCGCGGGGGAAGCTTGTCCAGCCTGGGCCGCGCCGTGGCGGAGCTGGGCCGGATCGAGAAGACGCTGTATCTGCTGAACTATGTCCACGACGAGGCGTACCGGGGGCGTATCCTGCGGCAACTCAATCGCGGGGAACAGCGGCATGGAGTGGCGCGGGTGGTCTTTCACGGGCACAAAGGGGAACTTCGCCAGCGCTACCGGGAGGGGATGGAAGATCAGCTCGGCGCTCTGGGGCTGGTGGTGAATGCCATCGTGCTCTGGAACACCCGCTACATCGACGTGGCTTTGACGGAACTGCGTCAGGCCGGTGCACCCGTGCTGGAGGAGGATGTCGCTCGCTTGACCCCACTGCTGCACGAGCATGTGAACATGCTCGGCAAATACGACTTCAGCCTGCCCGAGGAGATCGCGCAGGGCCGCTTACGGCGCTTGCGCGATCCGAACACCCTTGAGGCCTATCTGGAACAGATCAAATTGTAG
- a CDS encoding recombinase family protein, with translation MHLGYARVSKQHDQDTALQLRALQDAGADRVFTEHASGGRWDRPELHKMLDQLREGDVVIVWKLDRLSRSLKDLLHIMEHLAARGAGFRSLTEAIDTTTPAGRMMMQMVGAFAEFERAMIRERTRAGLEQARLEGRVGGRKRKLSATQEQEIRESVASGRHTAAECARLFGVHPSTVTRLLQRAT, from the coding sequence ATGCACCTCGGCTATGCCCGCGTCAGCAAGCAGCACGATCAGGACACCGCCCTCCAACTTCGAGCGCTTCAGGACGCTGGAGCAGACCGCGTGTTCACCGAACACGCCTCCGGTGGCCGCTGGGACCGCCCGGAGCTGCACAAGATGCTCGACCAGCTCCGGGAAGGCGATGTGGTCATCGTCTGGAAGCTGGATCGGCTCAGCCGCAGCCTCAAGGATCTGCTGCACATCATGGAGCATCTGGCGGCCCGTGGGGCAGGCTTTCGCAGCCTCACCGAAGCCATCGACACCACCACCCCGGCGGGCCGGATGATGATGCAGATGGTCGGGGCCTTCGCCGAGTTCGAGCGCGCCATGATCCGGGAACGGACCCGCGCGGGCCTGGAACAGGCCCGGCTGGAAGGCCGGGTTGGGGGACGGAAGCGGAAGCTGAGCGCAACACAGGAGCAGGAAATCCGCGAGTCCGTCGCGTCCGGGCGGCATACGGCGGCGGAGTGCGCCCGCCTGTTCGGGGTTCATCCCAGCACCGTCACCCGCTTGCTGCAACGGGCCACCTGA
- a CDS encoding IS630 family transposase (programmed frameshift) gives MGRQKQFVVALSPHERQELTDMTRKGVHSARVMTRARLLLLSDQGLKDRNVAERVGVSTVTVASIRRKFVQGGLKAALYERARPKQPPKLDAHGTAILIAEVCSAPVGRETWTMQLLADRLVTLGVVDSISDETVRRTLKKTFLKPWQVESWCVAQVGADFVWRMEAVLDTYALPYDARRPVICFDEKSYQMLDHVRDPLPPVPGYPARVDHEYKRCGTVNFFVAFEPLMGQRTVTVTERRGNAEFAAQLQALDMRYAAADRIVLVLDQLSTHSPAALYQHLPAEEARRLSRRFEWVYTPKHASWLNMAELEWSVLQRQCLGQRLASVDAVEAELLAWETDRNARSVRANWQFSISAARDKLKRHYHCDE, from the exons ATGGGACGACAGAAACAGTTTGTGGTGGCGTTATCGCCACACGAGCGGCAGGAACTGACGGACATGACCCGCAAAGGCGTCCACAGTGCGCGGGTCATGACCCGCGCCCGCCTGTTACTGCTCAGTGACCAGGGACTGAAGGATCGGAACGTCGCCGAGCGGGTGGGCGTCAGCACCGTGACCGTCGCCTCCATCCGGCGCAAGTTCGTACAGGGCGGCCTGAAGGCCGCCCTGTACGAAAGAGCCCGGCCGAAACAGCCGCCCAAACTTGATGCTCACGGGACGGCCATCCTCATTGCCGAAGTGTGCTCTGCGCCCGTCGGGCGCGAAACCTGGACGATGCAGTTGCTGGCTGATCGTCTGGTGACACTGGGGGTCGTAGACAGCATCAGTGATGAAACTGTCCGGCGCACGCTGAAAAAAACGT TCCTCAAGCCGTGGCAGGTCGAGAGTTGGTGTGTCGCTCAGGTAGGCGCAGACTTCGTGTGGCGGATGGAAGCCGTACTGGATACGTACGCCCTGCCCTACGATGCCCGTCGGCCGGTGATCTGCTTCGATGAGAAGTCCTACCAGATGCTCGATCACGTGCGCGATCCGCTGCCACCCGTGCCGGGATACCCGGCACGGGTCGATCATGAATACAAGCGCTGCGGCACAGTGAATTTCTTCGTGGCTTTTGAACCGCTGATGGGTCAGCGCACCGTGACGGTCACGGAACGGCGAGGCAACGCCGAGTTCGCGGCACAGCTCCAGGCGCTGGACATGCGGTACGCGGCAGCGGACAGGATCGTGCTGGTGCTGGATCAGTTGTCGACGCACAGTCCGGCCGCGCTGTATCAACATCTCCCGGCGGAGGAGGCGCGTCGGCTGAGCCGACGCTTCGAGTGGGTGTACACGCCCAAACATGCGTCGTGGCTCAACATGGCGGAACTGGAGTGGTCAGTCCTGCAACGACAGTGTCTGGGGCAGCGCTTGGCCAGTGTGGATGCCGTCGAAGCGGAGTTGCTGGCGTGGGAAACCGACCGCAATGCGCGGTCGGTGCGGGCGAATTGGCAGTTTTCGATATCGGCGGCACGGGACAAGCTCAAACGTCACTACCACTGCGATGAATAA